The DNA region TCACGAAGTGGTTCTCCTGGCGCAGGACCGAGACGATCTTCGCGAGGTCGGCGGACTTCGTGGTCGTCACGTCGTACCCGGCGATCTCGATCGTGCCGGCGTCCATGCCCATCAGACGGCCGATCATGGTGAGCAGCGTCGACTTGCCCGCGCCGTTCGGCCCGATCAGCGCGGTGACGCCGCCGGTCGGGATCACCAGGTCGATCGGGCCGATGCCGACTTCGCTGCTGTAGTCGCGGCGAACCCGGTCGATGGCGATCATGGGGGCGGTGGTGATCACAGGCGGCCCTTCCTGAGGATGACGATGAGGAACACGACGCCGCCGACCAGTTCGATGATGATCGACACGACGCCCTGGGCGTAGAAGATGTTGCGCATCACGAAGTACGCCCCGGCGATGATCGTGAACGCGGTGAGCACGGCGACCGGCAGCACCAGCCGGTGGTCGTCGGTGCCGGCGAACTGGTAGGCGAGGGTCGCGACGAGGAAGCCGAGGAAGGTCATGGGGCCCACCAGTGCGGTCGAGGTCGCCATCAGGACCGCGACGAGGAGCAGCACGATCATCAGCTCGCGACGATGGTTCAGCCCCAGCGACTGCGCCGTGCCGGCGCCGAGCGCCATGACGTTCAGTCGTCGGGCGCGCATCCACAGCAGCATCGACGCCGCCGCGCACAGCGGGATCGCGAGCGGCAGGCACGACGCATCGGCGTTGGAGATGCTCCCGAACAGTCGCGCGGCCAGCACGTCGAACTCGCTCGGAGTGAGCAGCCGCTGCATGAACGTCGCGATCGCACCGAGGCCGCCTCCGACGATGATCCCGATCAGGAGCATGATCTGTAGGTTCGCGTAGCGCCCGGTGAGCAGCCAGCCGTACAGCAGCATCGCCAGGGCGACCATGATCGCCACCTGGATGCCGAACTGCCACAGCCCCTGCAGGGCGACGAGCCCCGCCACCCCGAACAGGTACACCGACGAGGTCTGCACGGCGCGGTACAGCGACTCGAAGCCCATGATCGACGGGGTGATGATGCGGTTGGTGGTGACGGTCTGGAAGGCGACCGTCGCCACCGCCTGGCATACCGCGACGATGACCATGACGAGCAGGTTCGTCGCACGCAGGTTCGCGATGCGCCAGAACCCCGCGGTGCCGACCGGCATGGGGTTCCCCCACGCCAGCAGGCCGAGTGCGAACACGGCGGCGAGCACGATGAGCG from Microbacterium soli includes:
- a CDS encoding iron chelate uptake ABC transporter family permease subunit, whose amino-acid sequence is MPAPSASAATPRRTTSPSFADAGARRRYRIVLMALIVLAAVFALGLLAWGNPMPVGTAGFWRIANLRATNLLVMVIVAVCQAVATVAFQTVTTNRIITPSIMGFESLYRAVQTSSVYLFGVAGLVALQGLWQFGIQVAIMVALAMLLYGWLLTGRYANLQIMLLIGIIVGGGLGAIATFMQRLLTPSEFDVLAARLFGSISNADASCLPLAIPLCAAASMLLWMRARRLNVMALGAGTAQSLGLNHRRELMIVLLLVAVLMATSTALVGPMTFLGFLVATLAYQFAGTDDHRLVLPVAVLTAFTIIAGAYFVMRNIFYAQGVVSIIIELVGGVVFLIVILRKGRL